A window of the Chrysemys picta bellii isolate R12L10 chromosome 24, ASM1138683v2, whole genome shotgun sequence genome harbors these coding sequences:
- the MAPT gene encoding microtubule-associated protein tau isoform X16 has translation MAEQRQDFNMMEDHSMSQAKQIPSDATAPLVEERAHEDRIAARQHVEIPEGTTAEEAGVGATPNLEDQAAGDGAQEELSSPRLWESVEPGIQEHVASEIQPEKQAARIDSKDKDGTDTEEKKPKTSTPSSANPLKDRSSITPQRPSSVSTTPLKNPSSPAESSVPASTPKRVSSITSRPASTGRKETKPKGPEMKSGMKMAAPRSATQTQKSPANATRIPAKTPTAPKTPPNAAGRKEQRKPPTPAAKSEKGEPAKSGDRSGYSSPGSPGTPGSRSRTPSLPTPPNREPKKVAVVRTPPKSPASAKSRLQTSTAPMPDLKNVRSKIGSTENLKHQPGGGKVQIMNKKLDLSNVQSRCGSKDNIKHSPGGGSVQIVYKPVDLSHVTSKCGSLGNIHHKPGGGQVEVKSEKLDFKEKVQSKIGSLDNITHVPGGGNKKIESHKLTFRENAKAKTDHGAEIIYKSPTVSGDASPRRLSNVSSTGSINMVDSPQLATLADEVSASLAKQGL, from the exons ATGCCACAGCGCCCTTAGTGGAGGAGAGAGCACATGAGGATCGGATTGCAGCCCGGCAGCATGTGGAGATACCCGAAGGAACCACAG CTGAGGAAGCAGGTGTGGGAGCTACTCCTAACCTTGAGGATCAAGCTGCAGGAGATGGTGCTCAAG AAGAGCTGAGCTCCCCAAGGCTATGGGAGAGTGTGGAACCTGGAATTCAGGAGCACGTGGCAAGTGAGATTCAGCCAGAAAAACAAGCAG CTCGTATTGACAGTAAAGACAAAGATGGAACTGATACTGAAGAGAAAAAGCCTAAG ACATCCACACCTTCCTCTGCCAACCCCCTGAAAGATAGATCCTCCATTACCCCCCAACGACCCTCCTCTGTTAGTACAACCCCTTTGAAAAACCCCTCCAGTCCTGCTGAGTCCTCAGTACCAGCTTCCACTCCTAAACGCGTCTCTTCTATCACATCCCGACCTGCCAGTACAGGAAGGAAAGAAACAAAGCCAAAG GGTCCGGAGATGAAAAGCGGAATGAAGATGGCCGCTCCCAGGTCTGCCACACAGACTCAAAAAAGCCCAGCCAACGCTACCCGGATCCCGGCAAAAACGCCCACGGCCCCCAAGACGCCTCCCAATGCTG CTGGCAGGAAGGAGCAGAGAAAGCCGCCTACCCCAGCAGCAAAATCTGAGAAAG GTGAGCCCGCGAAGTCTGGAGACAGAAGTGGTTACAGCAGCCCTGGCTCACCTGGGACCCCCGGTAGCCGTTCCCGCACGCCCTCCCTGCCAACTCCCCCGAACAGGGAGCCCAAGAAGGTGGCAGTGGTTCGCACGCCACCGAAATCCCCTGCTTCTGCCAAGAGCCGCCTGCAGACGTCTACTGCCCCCATGCCTGATCTGAAAAACGTCAGGTCCAAGATTGGTTCCACTGAAAACCTGAAGCACCAGCCAGGAGGTGGAAAG GTGCAGATAATGAATAAGAAGCTGGATCTTAGCAACGTTCAATCCAGGTGTGGCTCAAAGGATAATATCAAACAcagcccaggaggaggcagt GTGCAAATTGTTTACAAGCCTGTAGACCTGAGCCATGTGACATCCAAATGTGGTTCCTTGGGCAACATTCATCATAAACCAG GTGGTGGCCAGGTGGAGGTGAAATCGGAGAAACTGGACTTCAAAGAGAAGGTGCAGTCGAAAATTGGGTCATTAGATAACATCACCCATGTccctggaggagggaataaaaag ATCGAGTCTCACAAGCTGACCTTCCGCGAGAATGCCAAAGCCAAGACTGACCACGGAGCCGAAATCATCTACAAGTCCCCCACCGTCTCCGGAGATGCCTCCCCCCGTCGCCTTAGCAACGTCTCCTCCACCGGCAGTATCAACATGGTGGACTCCCCCCAGCTGGCCACGCTAGCTGACgaagtgtctgcttccctggCCAAGCAGGGCTTGTGA
- the MAPT gene encoding microtubule-associated protein tau isoform X15, whose amino-acid sequence MAQDNFCNRMAEQRQDFNMMEDHSMSQAKQIPSDATAPLVEERAHEDRIAARQHVEIPEGTTARIDSKDKDGTDTEEKKPKTSTPSSANPLKDRSSITPQRPSSVSTTPLKNPSSPAESSVPASTPKRVSSITSRPASTGRKETKPKGPEMKSGMKMAAPRSATQTQKSPANATRIPAKTPTAPKTPPNAAGRKEQRKPPTPAAKSEKGEPAKSGDRSGYSSPGSPGTPGSRSRTPSLPTPPNREPKKVAVVRTPPKSPASAKSRLQTSTAPMPDLKNVRSKIGSTENLKHQPGGGKVQIMNKKLDLSNVQSRCGSKDNIKHSPGGGSVQIVYKPVDLSHVTSKCGSLGNIHHKPGGGQVEVKSEKLDFKEKVQSKIGSLDNITHVPGGGNKKIESHKLTFRENAKAKTDHGAEIIYKSPTVSGDASPRRLSNVSSTGSINMVDSPQLATLADEVSASLAKQGL is encoded by the exons ATGCCACAGCGCCCTTAGTGGAGGAGAGAGCACATGAGGATCGGATTGCAGCCCGGCAGCATGTGGAGATACCCGAAGGAACCACAG CTCGTATTGACAGTAAAGACAAAGATGGAACTGATACTGAAGAGAAAAAGCCTAAG ACATCCACACCTTCCTCTGCCAACCCCCTGAAAGATAGATCCTCCATTACCCCCCAACGACCCTCCTCTGTTAGTACAACCCCTTTGAAAAACCCCTCCAGTCCTGCTGAGTCCTCAGTACCAGCTTCCACTCCTAAACGCGTCTCTTCTATCACATCCCGACCTGCCAGTACAGGAAGGAAAGAAACAAAGCCAAAG GGTCCGGAGATGAAAAGCGGAATGAAGATGGCCGCTCCCAGGTCTGCCACACAGACTCAAAAAAGCCCAGCCAACGCTACCCGGATCCCGGCAAAAACGCCCACGGCCCCCAAGACGCCTCCCAATGCTG CTGGCAGGAAGGAGCAGAGAAAGCCGCCTACCCCAGCAGCAAAATCTGAGAAAG GTGAGCCCGCGAAGTCTGGAGACAGAAGTGGTTACAGCAGCCCTGGCTCACCTGGGACCCCCGGTAGCCGTTCCCGCACGCCCTCCCTGCCAACTCCCCCGAACAGGGAGCCCAAGAAGGTGGCAGTGGTTCGCACGCCACCGAAATCCCCTGCTTCTGCCAAGAGCCGCCTGCAGACGTCTACTGCCCCCATGCCTGATCTGAAAAACGTCAGGTCCAAGATTGGTTCCACTGAAAACCTGAAGCACCAGCCAGGAGGTGGAAAG GTGCAGATAATGAATAAGAAGCTGGATCTTAGCAACGTTCAATCCAGGTGTGGCTCAAAGGATAATATCAAACAcagcccaggaggaggcagt GTGCAAATTGTTTACAAGCCTGTAGACCTGAGCCATGTGACATCCAAATGTGGTTCCTTGGGCAACATTCATCATAAACCAG GTGGTGGCCAGGTGGAGGTGAAATCGGAGAAACTGGACTTCAAAGAGAAGGTGCAGTCGAAAATTGGGTCATTAGATAACATCACCCATGTccctggaggagggaataaaaag ATCGAGTCTCACAAGCTGACCTTCCGCGAGAATGCCAAAGCCAAGACTGACCACGGAGCCGAAATCATCTACAAGTCCCCCACCGTCTCCGGAGATGCCTCCCCCCGTCGCCTTAGCAACGTCTCCTCCACCGGCAGTATCAACATGGTGGACTCCCCCCAGCTGGCCACGCTAGCTGACgaagtgtctgcttccctggCCAAGCAGGGCTTGTGA
- the MAPT gene encoding microtubule-associated protein tau isoform X2, with product MRTGEQAAAIPARAEATIPVPPGTYEDFRAFEESQEAVSRTELWDHGGKEDVGVGKALADEAGHDVCTEEFATSAVSEFSQGAPSAGMFYHEKLAAPFEKWHPGIDDVGYEPVDNSHIQDRPYPLYSRGKLKEEAAGHEKDEDRDIDETIPQDSPSALGPQDSLLLETAEEAVEVHGFPAEGRPKDNLAEISRETPVTERETHKAGQILDERQQWLSGKGYDDVTKMEPSESMYQVEVEANVIREGEISGSPLGATKFPDRLNKDVADRSVSLQQEMGGMVQAMEKEESPKKKPATRMSEKQVSRVPHLKARIDSKDKDGTDTEEKKPKTSTPSSANPLKDRSSITPQRPSSVSTTPLKNPSSPAESSVPASTPKRVSSITSRPASTGRKETKPKGPEMKSGMKMAAPRSATQTQKSPANATRIPAKTPTAPKTPPNAAGRKEQRKPPTPAAKSEKGEPAKSGDRSGYSSPGSPGTPGSRSRTPSLPTPPNREPKKVAVVRTPPKSPASAKSRLQTSTAPMPDLKNVRSKIGSTENLKHQPGGGKVQIMNKKLDLSNVQSRCGSKDNIKHSPGGGSVQIVYKPVDLSHVTSKCGSLGNIHHKPGGGQVEVKSEKLDFKEKVQSKIGSLDNITHVPGGGNKKREKGKDDERGAQNGVSQSAGPQALLTEPAIPEESPLPDLQPDGDANRVSQADLPRECQSQD from the exons ATGCGGACTGGAGAACAGGCAGCAGCAATTCCTGCCAGAGCTGAGGCCACCATACCAGTCCCCCCAGGCACATATGAAGACTTCAGAGCCTTTGAAGAAAGCCAGGAGGCTGTCTCCAGAACTGAGCTCTGGGACCATGGTGGAAAAGAGGACGTTGGAGTGGGTAAAGCGTTGGCAGATGAAGCAGGTCATGATGTGTGCACGGAAGAATTTGCCACATCAGCAGTTTCCGAATTCTCTCAGGGTGCTCCAAGTGCTGGAATGTTCTATCATGAGAAACTGGCTGCTCCATTTGAAAAGTGGCACCCGGGTATTGATGATGTGGGGTATGAGCCAGTTGACAACTCCCATATTCAAGACAGGCCGTATCCTTTATACAGCAGAGGTAAATTGAAAGAAGAGGCCGCTGGGCATGAAAAAGATGAAGACCGTGACATTGATGAAACTATTCCGCAGGATTCACCTTCCGCATTAGGACCGCAAGACTCTCTACTGCTTGAAACAGCCGAGGAAGCTGTGGAGGTGCATGGCTTTCCAGCAGAAGGCCGACCCAAAGATAATCTGGCAGAAATCTCTAGAGAGACTCCTGTTACTGAAAGGGAAACTCATAAAGCAGGACAGATCCTAGATGAGAGACAGCAGTGGTTGTCAGGGAAAGGATATGATGATGTTACCAAGATGGAACCCTCTGAAAGTATGTACCaagtggaagttgaagctaatgTAATTAGGGAGGGAGAAATCTCAGGTTCTCCACTAGGTGCAACCAAGTTTCCTGATAGGTTAAATAAGGACGTGGCAGATAGAAGTGTTTCCTTGCAACAGGAGATGGGGGGAATGGTGCAGGCCATGGAAAAAGAAGAATCACCCAAAAAGAAACCCGCAACTCGCATGTCAGAGAAACAAGTCAGTCGGGTTCCTCAtttaaaag CTCGTATTGACAGTAAAGACAAAGATGGAACTGATACTGAAGAGAAAAAGCCTAAG ACATCCACACCTTCCTCTGCCAACCCCCTGAAAGATAGATCCTCCATTACCCCCCAACGACCCTCCTCTGTTAGTACAACCCCTTTGAAAAACCCCTCCAGTCCTGCTGAGTCCTCAGTACCAGCTTCCACTCCTAAACGCGTCTCTTCTATCACATCCCGACCTGCCAGTACAGGAAGGAAAGAAACAAAGCCAAAG GGTCCGGAGATGAAAAGCGGAATGAAGATGGCCGCTCCCAGGTCTGCCACACAGACTCAAAAAAGCCCAGCCAACGCTACCCGGATCCCGGCAAAAACGCCCACGGCCCCCAAGACGCCTCCCAATGCTG CTGGCAGGAAGGAGCAGAGAAAGCCGCCTACCCCAGCAGCAAAATCTGAGAAAG GTGAGCCCGCGAAGTCTGGAGACAGAAGTGGTTACAGCAGCCCTGGCTCACCTGGGACCCCCGGTAGCCGTTCCCGCACGCCCTCCCTGCCAACTCCCCCGAACAGGGAGCCCAAGAAGGTGGCAGTGGTTCGCACGCCACCGAAATCCCCTGCTTCTGCCAAGAGCCGCCTGCAGACGTCTACTGCCCCCATGCCTGATCTGAAAAACGTCAGGTCCAAGATTGGTTCCACTGAAAACCTGAAGCACCAGCCAGGAGGTGGAAAG GTGCAGATAATGAATAAGAAGCTGGATCTTAGCAACGTTCAATCCAGGTGTGGCTCAAAGGATAATATCAAACAcagcccaggaggaggcagt GTGCAAATTGTTTACAAGCCTGTAGACCTGAGCCATGTGACATCCAAATGTGGTTCCTTGGGCAACATTCATCATAAACCAG GTGGTGGCCAGGTGGAGGTGAAATCGGAGAAACTGGACTTCAAAGAGAAGGTGCAGTCGAAAATTGGGTCATTAGATAACATCACCCATGTccctggaggagggaataaaaag agagagaagggcaaGGACGATGAGCGCGGTGCACAAAATGGTGTGTCCCAAAGCGCAGGGCCTCAGGCATTGCTCACTGAGCCCGCCATCCCCGAGGAGAGCCCGCTCCCAGACTTGCAGCCAGATGGCGATGCCA ATCGAGTCTCACAAGCTGACCTTCCGCGAGAATGCCAAAGCCAAGACTGA
- the MAPT gene encoding microtubule-associated protein tau isoform X23, producing the protein MRTGEQAAAIPARAEATIPVPPGTYEDFRAFEESQEAVSRTELWDHGGKEDVGVGKALADEAGHDVCTEEFATSAVSEFSQGAPSAGMFYHEKLAAPFEKWHPGIDDVGYEPVDNSHIQDRPYPLYSRGKLKEEAAGHEKDEDRDIDETIPQDSPSALGPQDSLLLETAEEAVEVHGFPAEGRPKDNLAEISRETPVTERETHKAGQILDERQQWLSGKGYDDVTKMEPSESMYQVEVEANVIREGEISGSPLGATKFPDRLNKDVADRSVSLQQEMGGMVQAMEKEESPKKKPATRMSEKQVSRVPHLKARIDSKDKDGTDTEEKKPKTSTPSSANPLKDRSSITPQRPSSVSTTPLKNPSSPAESSVPASTPKRVSSITSRPASTGRKETKPKGPEMKSGMKMAAPRSATQTQKSPANATRIPAKTPTAPKTPPNAAGRKEQRKPPTPAAKSEKGEPAKSGDRSGYSSPGSPGTPGSRSRTPSLPTPPNREPKKVAVVRTPPKSPASAKSRLQTSTAPMPDLKNVRSKIGSTENLKHQPGGGKVQIMNKKLDLSNVQSRCGSKDNIKHSPGGGSVQIVYKPVDLSHVTSKCGSLGNIHHKPGGGQVEVKSEKLDFKEKVQSKIGSLDNITHVPGGGNKKIESHKLTFRENAKAKTDHGAEIIYKSPTVSGDASPRRLSNVSSTGSINMVDSPQLATLADEVSASLAKQGL; encoded by the exons ATGCGGACTGGAGAACAGGCAGCAGCAATTCCTGCCAGAGCTGAGGCCACCATACCAGTCCCCCCAGGCACATATGAAGACTTCAGAGCCTTTGAAGAAAGCCAGGAGGCTGTCTCCAGAACTGAGCTCTGGGACCATGGTGGAAAAGAGGACGTTGGAGTGGGTAAAGCGTTGGCAGATGAAGCAGGTCATGATGTGTGCACGGAAGAATTTGCCACATCAGCAGTTTCCGAATTCTCTCAGGGTGCTCCAAGTGCTGGAATGTTCTATCATGAGAAACTGGCTGCTCCATTTGAAAAGTGGCACCCGGGTATTGATGATGTGGGGTATGAGCCAGTTGACAACTCCCATATTCAAGACAGGCCGTATCCTTTATACAGCAGAGGTAAATTGAAAGAAGAGGCCGCTGGGCATGAAAAAGATGAAGACCGTGACATTGATGAAACTATTCCGCAGGATTCACCTTCCGCATTAGGACCGCAAGACTCTCTACTGCTTGAAACAGCCGAGGAAGCTGTGGAGGTGCATGGCTTTCCAGCAGAAGGCCGACCCAAAGATAATCTGGCAGAAATCTCTAGAGAGACTCCTGTTACTGAAAGGGAAACTCATAAAGCAGGACAGATCCTAGATGAGAGACAGCAGTGGTTGTCAGGGAAAGGATATGATGATGTTACCAAGATGGAACCCTCTGAAAGTATGTACCaagtggaagttgaagctaatgTAATTAGGGAGGGAGAAATCTCAGGTTCTCCACTAGGTGCAACCAAGTTTCCTGATAGGTTAAATAAGGACGTGGCAGATAGAAGTGTTTCCTTGCAACAGGAGATGGGGGGAATGGTGCAGGCCATGGAAAAAGAAGAATCACCCAAAAAGAAACCCGCAACTCGCATGTCAGAGAAACAAGTCAGTCGGGTTCCTCAtttaaaag CTCGTATTGACAGTAAAGACAAAGATGGAACTGATACTGAAGAGAAAAAGCCTAAG ACATCCACACCTTCCTCTGCCAACCCCCTGAAAGATAGATCCTCCATTACCCCCCAACGACCCTCCTCTGTTAGTACAACCCCTTTGAAAAACCCCTCCAGTCCTGCTGAGTCCTCAGTACCAGCTTCCACTCCTAAACGCGTCTCTTCTATCACATCCCGACCTGCCAGTACAGGAAGGAAAGAAACAAAGCCAAAG GGTCCGGAGATGAAAAGCGGAATGAAGATGGCCGCTCCCAGGTCTGCCACACAGACTCAAAAAAGCCCAGCCAACGCTACCCGGATCCCGGCAAAAACGCCCACGGCCCCCAAGACGCCTCCCAATGCTG CTGGCAGGAAGGAGCAGAGAAAGCCGCCTACCCCAGCAGCAAAATCTGAGAAAG GTGAGCCCGCGAAGTCTGGAGACAGAAGTGGTTACAGCAGCCCTGGCTCACCTGGGACCCCCGGTAGCCGTTCCCGCACGCCCTCCCTGCCAACTCCCCCGAACAGGGAGCCCAAGAAGGTGGCAGTGGTTCGCACGCCACCGAAATCCCCTGCTTCTGCCAAGAGCCGCCTGCAGACGTCTACTGCCCCCATGCCTGATCTGAAAAACGTCAGGTCCAAGATTGGTTCCACTGAAAACCTGAAGCACCAGCCAGGAGGTGGAAAG GTGCAGATAATGAATAAGAAGCTGGATCTTAGCAACGTTCAATCCAGGTGTGGCTCAAAGGATAATATCAAACAcagcccaggaggaggcagt GTGCAAATTGTTTACAAGCCTGTAGACCTGAGCCATGTGACATCCAAATGTGGTTCCTTGGGCAACATTCATCATAAACCAG GTGGTGGCCAGGTGGAGGTGAAATCGGAGAAACTGGACTTCAAAGAGAAGGTGCAGTCGAAAATTGGGTCATTAGATAACATCACCCATGTccctggaggagggaataaaaag ATCGAGTCTCACAAGCTGACCTTCCGCGAGAATGCCAAAGCCAAGACTGACCACGGAGCCGAAATCATCTACAAGTCCCCCACCGTCTCCGGAGATGCCTCCCCCCGTCGCCTTAGCAACGTCTCCTCCACCGGCAGTATCAACATGGTGGACTCCCCCCAGCTGGCCACGCTAGCTGACgaagtgtctgcttccctggCCAAGCAGGGCTTGTGA
- the MAPT gene encoding microtubule-associated protein tau isoform X1: MAEQRQDFNMMEDHSMSQAKQIPSDATAPLVEERAHEDRIAARQHVEIPEGTTAEEAGVGATPNLEDQAAGDGAQEELSSPRLWESVEPGIQEHVASEIQPEKQAGEVLPATVLPLREMRTGEQAAAIPARAEATIPVPPGTYEDFRAFEESQEAVSRTELWDHGGKEDVGVGKALADEAGHDVCTEEFATSAVSEFSQGAPSAGMFYHEKLAAPFEKWHPGIDDVGYEPVDNSHIQDRPYPLYSRGKLKEEAAGHEKDEDRDIDETIPQDSPSALGPQDSLLLETAEEAVEVHGFPAEGRPKDNLAEISRETPVTERETHKAGQILDERQQWLSGKGYDDVTKMEPSESMYQVEVEANVIREGEISGSPLGATKFPDRLNKDVADRSVSLQQEMGGMVQAMEKEESPKKKPATRMSEKQVSRVPHLKARIDSKDKDGTDTEEKKPKGPEMKSGMKMAAPRSATQTQKSPANATRIPAKTPTAPKTPPNAAGRKEQRKPPTPAAKSEKGEPAKSGDRSGYSSPGSPGTPGSRSRTPSLPTPPNREPKKVAVVRTPPKSPASAKSRLQTSTAPMPDLKNVRSKIGSTENLKHQPGGGKVQIVYKPVDLSHVTSKCGSLGNIHHKPGGGQVEVKSEKLDFKEKVQSKIGSLDNITHVPGGGNKKIESHKLTFRENAKAKTDHGAEIIYKSPTVSGDASPRRLSNVSSTGSINMVDSPQLATLADEVSASLAKQGL; the protein is encoded by the exons ATGCCACAGCGCCCTTAGTGGAGGAGAGAGCACATGAGGATCGGATTGCAGCCCGGCAGCATGTGGAGATACCCGAAGGAACCACAG CTGAGGAAGCAGGTGTGGGAGCTACTCCTAACCTTGAGGATCAAGCTGCAGGAGATGGTGCTCAAG AAGAGCTGAGCTCCCCAAGGCTATGGGAGAGTGTGGAACCTGGAATTCAGGAGCACGTGGCAAGTGAGATTCAGCCAGAAAAACAAGCAGGTGAGGTTCTTCCAGCGACTGTCCTCCCTTTACGTGAAATGCGGACTGGAGAACAGGCAGCAGCAATTCCTGCCAGAGCTGAGGCCACCATACCAGTCCCCCCAGGCACATATGAAGACTTCAGAGCCTTTGAAGAAAGCCAGGAGGCTGTCTCCAGAACTGAGCTCTGGGACCATGGTGGAAAAGAGGACGTTGGAGTGGGTAAAGCGTTGGCAGATGAAGCAGGTCATGATGTGTGCACGGAAGAATTTGCCACATCAGCAGTTTCCGAATTCTCTCAGGGTGCTCCAAGTGCTGGAATGTTCTATCATGAGAAACTGGCTGCTCCATTTGAAAAGTGGCACCCGGGTATTGATGATGTGGGGTATGAGCCAGTTGACAACTCCCATATTCAAGACAGGCCGTATCCTTTATACAGCAGAGGTAAATTGAAAGAAGAGGCCGCTGGGCATGAAAAAGATGAAGACCGTGACATTGATGAAACTATTCCGCAGGATTCACCTTCCGCATTAGGACCGCAAGACTCTCTACTGCTTGAAACAGCCGAGGAAGCTGTGGAGGTGCATGGCTTTCCAGCAGAAGGCCGACCCAAAGATAATCTGGCAGAAATCTCTAGAGAGACTCCTGTTACTGAAAGGGAAACTCATAAAGCAGGACAGATCCTAGATGAGAGACAGCAGTGGTTGTCAGGGAAAGGATATGATGATGTTACCAAGATGGAACCCTCTGAAAGTATGTACCaagtggaagttgaagctaatgTAATTAGGGAGGGAGAAATCTCAGGTTCTCCACTAGGTGCAACCAAGTTTCCTGATAGGTTAAATAAGGACGTGGCAGATAGAAGTGTTTCCTTGCAACAGGAGATGGGGGGAATGGTGCAGGCCATGGAAAAAGAAGAATCACCCAAAAAGAAACCCGCAACTCGCATGTCAGAGAAACAAGTCAGTCGGGTTCCTCAtttaaaag CTCGTATTGACAGTAAAGACAAAGATGGAACTGATACTGAAGAGAAAAAGCCTAAG GGTCCGGAGATGAAAAGCGGAATGAAGATGGCCGCTCCCAGGTCTGCCACACAGACTCAAAAAAGCCCAGCCAACGCTACCCGGATCCCGGCAAAAACGCCCACGGCCCCCAAGACGCCTCCCAATGCTG CTGGCAGGAAGGAGCAGAGAAAGCCGCCTACCCCAGCAGCAAAATCTGAGAAAG GTGAGCCCGCGAAGTCTGGAGACAGAAGTGGTTACAGCAGCCCTGGCTCACCTGGGACCCCCGGTAGCCGTTCCCGCACGCCCTCCCTGCCAACTCCCCCGAACAGGGAGCCCAAGAAGGTGGCAGTGGTTCGCACGCCACCGAAATCCCCTGCTTCTGCCAAGAGCCGCCTGCAGACGTCTACTGCCCCCATGCCTGATCTGAAAAACGTCAGGTCCAAGATTGGTTCCACTGAAAACCTGAAGCACCAGCCAGGAGGTGGAAAG GTGCAAATTGTTTACAAGCCTGTAGACCTGAGCCATGTGACATCCAAATGTGGTTCCTTGGGCAACATTCATCATAAACCAG GTGGTGGCCAGGTGGAGGTGAAATCGGAGAAACTGGACTTCAAAGAGAAGGTGCAGTCGAAAATTGGGTCATTAGATAACATCACCCATGTccctggaggagggaataaaaag ATCGAGTCTCACAAGCTGACCTTCCGCGAGAATGCCAAAGCCAAGACTGACCACGGAGCCGAAATCATCTACAAGTCCCCCACCGTCTCCGGAGATGCCTCCCCCCGTCGCCTTAGCAACGTCTCCTCCACCGGCAGTATCAACATGGTGGACTCCCCCCAGCTGGCCACGCTAGCTGACgaagtgtctgcttccctggCCAAGCAGGGCTTGTGA